One genomic window of Candidatus Protochlamydia phocaeensis includes the following:
- a CDS encoding efflux RND transporter permease subunit produces the protein MIEKILKFSVQHPFGILLFTLIIAAYGIYSFIRLPIDAVPDITNNQVQINTVLAGLSPLQVEKQVTYIIETALAGIPGLQMTRSLSRNGFSQVTAIFDDDVNIYFARQQINERLSEVKENLPEGAEPRMGPISTGLGEIYMWTVDFKSPNGKGARIKDGMPGWQSDGSYLTPEGQVLKTDVEKASYLRTVQDWIVKPQLKGIQGLAGVDSIGGYVRQYHIEPNIERMIALGLSFDEMIQAVRKNNISIGPGYIEKRGESLLVKSDERLDSPRQIESIVVAARDGIPIRIRDIADVGIGKEMRTGSATHNGHEAVVGTALMLIGANSRTVAQDVDKKLQEINKTLPADIEAKAVINRTKLVNATIHTVAKNLSEGAVLVIVILFAFLGYFRAALITALIIPLSMLMTAIGMVHSKISGNLMSLGAIDFGLIVDGAVIITENCLRRLSQKQHAIGRGLDPQERMQEVMIASKEMIQPTVFGQAIIITVYFPILALSGVEGKMFHPMAMTVIFALISAFILSLTFVPAMIALFVKGRLKEKENVLVSGAKHLYRPLIKGTLKFPWLTIGTSTAAVIASFLLFYRLGEEFVPTLDERDIAMHAIRIPSTSLSQSTEMQREIEKTLMKIPEVLYIYSKTGTAEMASDPMPPNVSDAFIILKPREQWPDPDLPKESLIGIIEKAVSTLPGNNYEFTQPIEMRFNELISGVRSDLAVKIYGDDFNQMQRTAEQIANILKSIPGSADVKIAQTSGLPVLDIRIDREAASRLGLNVSDALEVVGIAMGGGKAGQLFEGDKRFDIIVKLPDALRENPTTLSNLPIPLAANEGDKKVHFPYVPLSEVAKLEINEGLNEIQRENGKRFVAVQANVRGSDLGTFVEKAKQQISQKVKIPEGYWLDWGGQFENLLSARNRLLIVVPMCFGLIFLLLYSAFNSARYALLVFSGVPLALTGGIMSLWLRNMPFSISAAVGFIALSGIAVLNGLVLITYINQLRKEGLETEEAITTGALTRLRPVLMTALVASLGFVPMAFATGTGAEVQKPLATVVIGGLISATLLTLLVLPALYKVFLKKL, from the coding sequence ATGATTGAAAAAATTTTAAAATTTTCTGTCCAGCATCCCTTCGGAATTTTACTTTTTACTCTAATTATCGCTGCTTATGGAATTTATTCCTTTATCCGCCTGCCCATTGATGCCGTTCCCGATATTACCAATAATCAAGTGCAAATCAATACTGTTTTAGCCGGACTTTCTCCCTTACAAGTCGAAAAACAAGTCACCTACATTATTGAAACTGCGCTTGCCGGAATTCCAGGACTCCAAATGACCCGTTCTCTTTCAAGGAACGGCTTTTCTCAAGTGACCGCCATTTTTGATGACGACGTCAATATTTACTTTGCTCGCCAACAAATTAATGAACGCCTAAGCGAAGTCAAAGAAAATTTACCGGAAGGGGCAGAACCGCGCATGGGTCCGATTTCGACAGGCCTTGGCGAGATTTACATGTGGACGGTGGACTTTAAATCCCCTAACGGGAAAGGAGCTAGAATTAAAGATGGCATGCCTGGTTGGCAATCTGATGGGTCGTATTTAACCCCCGAGGGACAGGTCCTAAAAACGGATGTTGAAAAAGCCTCATATCTTAGGACAGTGCAAGATTGGATTGTAAAGCCTCAATTAAAAGGCATTCAAGGACTGGCCGGTGTCGATTCGATTGGCGGCTATGTCCGCCAATATCACATTGAACCCAATATAGAGCGAATGATCGCTCTTGGCCTTAGCTTTGATGAAATGATTCAAGCGGTGCGCAAAAATAATATCAGCATTGGTCCCGGCTATATTGAAAAGAGAGGCGAATCCTTGCTTGTTAAATCGGATGAACGTCTAGATTCCCCTCGCCAAATTGAGAGCATTGTAGTCGCCGCTCGCGATGGAATTCCCATTCGCATTCGCGACATTGCAGATGTCGGCATTGGAAAAGAGATGCGAACCGGCAGCGCGACACATAACGGCCATGAAGCGGTCGTTGGAACAGCCCTAATGCTCATTGGAGCCAATAGCCGCACTGTCGCCCAGGACGTGGATAAAAAGCTACAGGAAATTAATAAAACGCTTCCGGCCGACATTGAAGCTAAAGCCGTGATCAACCGGACTAAGCTTGTTAATGCAACCATTCATACAGTCGCCAAAAATTTAAGTGAAGGGGCGGTCCTTGTGATCGTCATTCTATTTGCATTTCTCGGTTACTTTCGAGCGGCTTTAATTACAGCATTGATTATTCCTCTTTCGATGCTCATGACCGCTATTGGAATGGTTCACTCTAAAATTAGCGGCAATTTGATGAGCTTAGGGGCGATTGACTTTGGCCTTATTGTGGATGGGGCCGTTATCATTACAGAAAACTGCTTAAGGAGACTGTCTCAAAAACAGCACGCTATCGGACGCGGCTTAGACCCTCAAGAGCGTATGCAAGAGGTCATGATTGCCAGCAAAGAGATGATTCAACCTACAGTCTTTGGCCAAGCCATTATCATTACCGTTTACTTCCCTATCCTCGCTTTGTCAGGCGTGGAAGGTAAAATGTTCCATCCCATGGCTATGACAGTCATTTTTGCTTTAATCTCCGCTTTTATTTTGTCCTTGACGTTTGTACCTGCCATGATTGCCCTTTTTGTCAAAGGGCGCCTCAAAGAAAAAGAAAATGTTTTAGTCAGTGGAGCTAAGCATCTCTATAGGCCTTTAATTAAAGGAACATTAAAATTTCCCTGGTTGACCATCGGAACCTCTACAGCGGCAGTCATTGCTTCTTTTTTATTGTTCTATCGCCTAGGAGAGGAATTTGTGCCGACTTTAGATGAAAGGGATATCGCGATGCATGCCATCCGCATCCCTAGCACGTCTTTATCCCAATCCACCGAGATGCAGCGCGAAATTGAAAAAACGCTAATGAAAATTCCAGAAGTGCTCTACATTTATTCTAAAACAGGAACTGCAGAGATGGCATCCGATCCTATGCCTCCCAACGTTTCCGACGCGTTCATTATTCTCAAACCAAGGGAACAGTGGCCAGATCCGGACCTTCCCAAGGAAAGCTTGATCGGCATCATTGAAAAAGCGGTCTCTACGCTTCCTGGAAACAATTATGAATTTACCCAGCCTATTGAAATGCGTTTTAATGAATTAATCTCAGGCGTTAGAAGTGATTTAGCGGTCAAAATTTATGGAGATGATTTTAATCAGATGCAACGCACGGCCGAACAAATCGCAAACATTTTAAAGAGCATTCCAGGATCAGCCGACGTCAAAATTGCTCAGACCAGCGGCTTGCCAGTGTTGGATATTAGAATTGACCGCGAAGCGGCCAGCCGCCTGGGGCTTAATGTCTCGGACGCTTTAGAAGTGGTCGGTATCGCCATGGGAGGAGGAAAGGCCGGACAACTCTTTGAAGGAGACAAGCGCTTTGATATTATCGTCAAGTTGCCAGATGCCTTAAGGGAAAATCCCACCACTTTAAGCAATTTGCCTATTCCTTTAGCCGCTAATGAAGGGGATAAGAAAGTGCACTTTCCTTACGTTCCTTTAAGCGAAGTGGCCAAATTGGAGATCAATGAAGGCTTAAATGAAATCCAGCGCGAAAATGGCAAACGATTTGTTGCAGTACAAGCGAATGTCAGAGGATCTGATTTGGGAACTTTTGTAGAGAAAGCCAAGCAGCAAATTAGTCAAAAAGTCAAAATCCCGGAAGGTTATTGGCTAGATTGGGGCGGACAATTTGAAAACCTTCTCTCTGCAAGAAATCGGTTGCTTATAGTCGTTCCTATGTGCTTCGGCCTTATTTTTCTTCTTCTTTATTCTGCATTTAATTCTGCCCGTTACGCGCTTTTAGTGTTTAGCGGGGTTCCGCTTGCTTTAACAGGAGGAATTATGTCTTTGTGGCTGCGCAATATGCCTTTTTCTATTTCGGCGGCTGTTGGATTTATTGCCCTTTCTGGTATTGCCGTTTTAAATGGACTGGTTTTAATTACTTATATTAATCAATTAAGAAAAGAGGGCTTAGAAACAGAAGAGGCCATTACAACCGGCGCCCTAACTAGACTCCGCCCAGTCTTGATGACGGCCCTCGTTGCGTCTTTGGGCTTTGTTCCCATGGCTTTTGCCACAGGCACAGGTGCGGAGGTTCAAAAGCCCTTGGCAACGGTTGTGATTGGAGGGCTGATTAGCGCAACTTTACTTACCTTACTCGTTTTGCCCGCTTTATATAAGGTTTTTCTCAAAAAGCTATAA
- a CDS encoding heavy metal translocating P-type ATPase, which yields MMEQTLKLRWLIIGAVFISFFEFLSLSGTRLPHLIALPFFLAFTLLFGYQTIWHGLQALAKLDFKSINLLMLIAVSGAFYLGEYPEGTIVIILFTLAERLEDIGIAKSQSALDSLANKMPKTVWVKDQEQPVDISTVSVGTIVLIKPGQMIPLDGIIKSGVSFVDESAITGEPLAKDKRPGDLIFAGSLNKQGFLELEVTKPFADSTIEKIREMTFNAIQHKAETQKFIERFSQYYTPAIILLAIFWIFFTWMILNRPFTQGFADALALLVIACPCALVISTPVSIFSAIGNASSSGALIKGGRYLEALGQIKAMAIDKTRTLTIGEPIVTDIVPFGGHSKELLLSCAAGIEKLSEHPLAQSIVNAAQKQNLPLHEVQNFESIVGKGAKADCMVCEDEHHCIGKLQFILEEHKVPQAFIEQIEAYQNQGKTVIAVSTHKEVEGMIALEDEIRPDSQEFVSTLKRLNIQPIILTGDHLNVAQTVAKKIGIDQVKADLLPQGKAQAVQDLLQKYGKVAMFGDGINDAPALALANVGISMSSLGNDTAIEAASVIILNDQLRLIPFLIELGRKTLSTIKANITFAIAVKLVFITLALLSLSNLALAIFADVGVTLLVILNSLRLTKFGSGKIRK from the coding sequence ATGATGGAACAAACACTCAAACTCCGCTGGCTTATTATAGGTGCAGTTTTTATTAGCTTCTTTGAATTCTTATCGTTAAGCGGGACTCGGCTTCCACACTTGATCGCTCTGCCGTTTTTTTTGGCCTTTACTCTCTTATTCGGCTATCAAACAATATGGCATGGCCTCCAGGCGTTAGCGAAGCTAGACTTTAAAAGCATCAATCTTTTGATGCTGATTGCTGTTTCAGGAGCCTTCTACCTAGGAGAATACCCTGAAGGAACAATTGTAATTATTTTATTTACGCTAGCAGAAAGATTGGAAGATATCGGAATCGCCAAAAGTCAGTCCGCTCTTGATTCTCTCGCCAATAAAATGCCTAAAACCGTATGGGTCAAAGATCAAGAACAGCCGGTTGATATTTCTACAGTCTCAGTCGGAACAATTGTCCTCATCAAACCTGGTCAGATGATTCCTCTGGATGGTATCATTAAGTCTGGAGTTTCCTTTGTCGATGAGTCTGCCATTACGGGCGAGCCGCTGGCAAAAGATAAACGTCCCGGCGATCTTATTTTTGCCGGAAGCTTAAATAAACAAGGCTTTTTAGAATTAGAAGTCACAAAGCCTTTCGCGGACTCAACAATTGAAAAAATCCGGGAAATGACTTTCAATGCAATCCAACATAAAGCTGAAACGCAGAAATTTATTGAACGCTTTTCCCAATATTATACTCCTGCCATTATTCTCTTAGCTATTTTTTGGATATTCTTTACTTGGATGATTCTTAATCGCCCTTTTACGCAAGGATTTGCAGACGCTTTAGCCCTATTAGTGATTGCCTGCCCATGCGCGCTTGTCATTTCAACGCCCGTTTCCATTTTCTCCGCTATTGGAAACGCCTCTTCTTCAGGCGCCCTTATTAAAGGCGGACGCTATTTAGAAGCGCTTGGACAAATTAAAGCTATGGCTATTGATAAGACACGCACCTTAACGATAGGCGAACCTATAGTGACAGATATTGTTCCTTTTGGAGGGCATTCAAAAGAACTGCTGCTCAGCTGCGCGGCCGGCATAGAAAAATTGTCTGAACATCCTTTAGCTCAAAGCATTGTCAATGCTGCCCAAAAACAAAATTTGCCCCTTCATGAAGTCCAAAATTTTGAAAGTATTGTTGGAAAGGGGGCAAAAGCGGATTGCATGGTCTGCGAGGATGAGCACCATTGCATCGGAAAGCTTCAATTCATTCTCGAAGAACATAAAGTCCCTCAAGCCTTTATTGAACAAATCGAGGCTTATCAAAACCAGGGAAAAACCGTCATTGCCGTTAGCACACATAAAGAAGTTGAAGGAATGATTGCTCTCGAAGATGAGATTCGCCCTGATAGCCAAGAATTTGTTTCAACTCTAAAAAGATTGAACATTCAACCCATTATACTAACAGGAGATCATTTAAATGTCGCTCAAACTGTTGCTAAAAAAATTGGCATTGACCAAGTAAAAGCAGACCTTCTTCCCCAAGGCAAAGCTCAAGCCGTTCAAGACCTTTTACAAAAGTATGGAAAGGTAGCCATGTTTGGCGATGGGATCAATGACGCACCGGCCCTTGCACTGGCCAATGTTGGTATTTCTATGAGTTCGCTTGGAAATGATACGGCGATCGAGGCCGCATCTGTGATCATTCTCAACGATCAATTAAGGTTAATCCCTTTTCTAATTGAACTTGGCCGGAAGACTTTATCAACCATTAAAGCCAATATTACATTTGCCATTGCGGTGAAACTTGTCTTTATTACCCTGGCTCTCTTAAGCCTATCTAATTTAGCTTTAGCCATTTTTGCTGATGTCGGCGTCACTCTTTTAGTCATTCTAAACAGCTTGCGATTAACGAAATTTGGAAGTGGGAAGATAAGGAAATAA
- a CDS encoding 3-deoxy-D-manno-octulosonic acid transferase, whose product MNVFLILCYECCLWILALLAIPKMLYQLVFYKKYRQSLLPRLGFDYPIFQQNGEPLIWIHAVSVGETKAVVSLVRELKQRFPSSLFVVSSITETGHAEAKRSLPFVDYHVYLPFDFSFIVRRLIKRASPDLVILCESDFWFNFMRLAKAQGASLVLVNGKLSEKSTHRFCKVPFFSKALFELFDFLCVQNALYEKRFIEAGASPEKIHITGNLKLDDEYPQLTAEEVTQWRQKLGIQPDQLVLTIGSSHHPEEQLILQLLKEIWKSFPTLKVIFVPRHPERFQEVGELLEKERLLWVAFTDINRRTGKEQAILIDAMGMLRMCYQLSDIAIVGGSFTSKVGGHNILEPCWYSKPVLFGPHMYSQPELVDLIKEYDAGKQVSEEQLQETLFHLLGDSAERQRMGQNGLELIRSLKGSTKRTLHVIDPLLHQLSVQDMDNNGEE is encoded by the coding sequence GTGAACGTTTTTCTCATTTTATGTTATGAATGTTGTTTGTGGATTCTTGCCTTATTGGCAATTCCCAAGATGCTTTATCAATTAGTCTTTTATAAAAAATATCGACAAAGTTTATTGCCCCGCCTAGGGTTTGATTATCCTATTTTCCAGCAGAATGGCGAGCCTTTAATTTGGATTCATGCCGTTTCTGTTGGAGAGACAAAAGCTGTCGTCTCTTTGGTTAGGGAATTAAAACAGCGGTTTCCATCCAGTCTGTTTGTCGTTTCTTCGATAACAGAGACAGGGCATGCAGAAGCCAAGCGAAGTTTACCTTTTGTCGATTATCATGTTTATTTGCCTTTTGATTTTAGTTTTATTGTACGACGACTGATCAAACGCGCCTCGCCTGACCTTGTTATTTTGTGTGAATCCGATTTTTGGTTTAATTTTATGCGCTTAGCCAAAGCGCAAGGCGCAAGTCTTGTCTTAGTGAATGGGAAACTTTCCGAAAAATCCACGCATCGCTTTTGCAAGGTGCCTTTCTTTTCTAAAGCGCTCTTTGAATTGTTCGATTTTTTGTGCGTCCAAAATGCCTTATATGAAAAAAGATTTATTGAAGCGGGAGCTTCTCCAGAAAAAATCCATATCACAGGAAATCTCAAGCTCGATGATGAATATCCTCAATTAACGGCTGAAGAGGTCACCCAATGGCGGCAAAAACTAGGCATACAACCGGATCAGCTTGTTTTAACAATTGGATCAAGCCACCATCCGGAAGAACAGTTGATTCTGCAGCTTCTAAAAGAAATTTGGAAAAGCTTTCCAACTCTTAAGGTTATTTTTGTTCCGCGCCATCCCGAGCGCTTTCAGGAAGTAGGAGAGCTGTTAGAGAAGGAACGCCTGCTTTGGGTGGCTTTTACAGATATTAATCGACGGACGGGGAAGGAGCAGGCCATTCTTATTGATGCCATGGGAATGCTGAGAATGTGCTATCAATTGTCGGATATCGCAATTGTGGGGGGCAGTTTTACTTCTAAAGTGGGCGGGCATAATATTTTAGAGCCTTGCTGGTATAGCAAACCGGTTTTATTTGGACCCCACATGTATTCACAGCCCGAATTAGTGGATTTAATCAAGGAATATGATGCGGGTAAACAAGTATCGGAAGAGCAGCTTCAAGAGACGCTGTTTCATTTATTGGGAGATTCAGCGGAGCGTCAGCGGATGGGACAGAATGGATTAGAATTAATTAGAAGCTTAAAGGGATCAACCAAGCGCACCTTACACGTCATAGACCCTCTTCTTCATCAATTATCCGTTCAGGATATGGATAATAATGGTGAAGAATAA
- a CDS encoding MBL fold metallo-hydrolase → MQSNHFNGQRYFNPGVKLQPFSRALYWMLTRSPAPWPHSVPVQQQKITRPRVQAGELAITFINHSTCLIQVSGWNILTDPIWSERASPFKRWGPRRSALPGVRFEDLPPIDLVLISHNHYDHMDLPSLQRLQQVHEPVFFIPQGNFSYLKAKGLKNMKELDWWEQVDFSMDHQLIFVPSQHFSARGIWDRNKTLWGGFVIKGPKHSIYFAGDTGYGPHFTMIRERLGPPRLSFLPIGAFKPEWFMHSVHISPAEAVQAHLDLQSKQSVAIHFGTFQMADDGIDEPILALEKEMDKRGLPQEQFWILKNGESKEIY, encoded by the coding sequence ATGCAATCAAATCACTTCAATGGACAACGTTATTTTAATCCTGGAGTTAAGCTTCAACCATTTTCACGCGCCTTATATTGGATGTTGACAAGGAGTCCGGCTCCTTGGCCGCATTCTGTTCCCGTGCAGCAACAAAAAATTACGCGTCCACGAGTGCAGGCAGGAGAGTTGGCTATTACCTTTATTAACCATTCTACTTGCCTCATTCAGGTAAGTGGGTGGAATATTTTAACCGATCCCATTTGGTCTGAGCGCGCAAGTCCATTTAAGCGGTGGGGACCTCGGCGTTCGGCTTTGCCTGGCGTCCGATTTGAAGATTTGCCGCCCATTGATCTCGTTCTTATCAGCCATAATCATTACGATCATATGGACCTGCCGAGTTTGCAGCGCCTACAGCAGGTCCATGAGCCTGTCTTTTTTATTCCCCAGGGCAATTTTTCTTATCTGAAAGCCAAAGGCTTGAAGAATATGAAAGAGTTAGATTGGTGGGAGCAAGTCGATTTTTCCATGGATCATCAGTTGATTTTTGTTCCCTCTCAACATTTTTCTGCGAGAGGGATATGGGACCGAAATAAGACCTTATGGGGAGGCTTTGTCATTAAAGGTCCTAAGCATTCTATTTACTTTGCAGGAGATACAGGGTATGGACCTCATTTTACAATGATCCGTGAGCGCTTAGGCCCTCCGCGTTTATCTTTTCTTCCTATAGGAGCCTTCAAGCCCGAGTGGTTTATGCATTCTGTCCACATTTCTCCTGCCGAAGCCGTGCAAGCTCATTTAGATTTACAGTCCAAGCAAAGTGTGGCCATTCATTTTGGGACCTTTCAAATGGCCGATGATGGCATAGATGAGCCTATTCTGGCATTAGAGAAAGAAATGGACAAGCGAGGCCTTCCTCAAGAGCAATTTTGGATTTTAAAGAACGGCGAAAGCAAAGAAATTTATTAA
- the kdsB gene encoding 3-deoxy-manno-octulosonate cytidylyltransferase gives MTDQVIGIIPARYGSTRFPGKPLVTILGKTLLQRTYENAQRASLLTDLLVATDDQRIFDHVKAFGGKVVMTAVECPTGTDRLAEVIQHYPGGMQASVIINIQGDEPCLNPIAIDLAAQALINDPQGNMSTIVTPLRSEEEALSPSIVKCVMDQKGNALYFSRGLIPSNKKHAFQASASYFRHLGLYAYRPSFLLEYQKLPLTPLQLEEDLEQLKVLEHGYRIKVAVVDEASIGVDTPDDIYKVEQWLCKQNTSL, from the coding sequence ATGACCGATCAAGTTATTGGAATTATTCCTGCTCGTTACGGCAGTACCCGCTTTCCTGGCAAGCCCCTCGTTACCATCCTCGGCAAGACCCTCCTCCAAAGAACTTATGAAAACGCTCAAAGAGCCTCTCTCTTAACCGATCTCCTTGTTGCCACTGACGATCAACGCATTTTTGATCACGTCAAAGCCTTTGGGGGCAAAGTCGTCATGACCGCTGTTGAATGTCCGACTGGAACGGACCGTTTGGCAGAAGTGATTCAGCACTATCCGGGGGGAATGCAAGCGTCTGTCATTATCAATATTCAAGGCGATGAGCCTTGTTTGAATCCAATAGCCATTGATTTAGCAGCTCAGGCGCTTATCAATGATCCTCAAGGCAATATGTCGACGATCGTCACACCTTTGAGGTCCGAAGAAGAGGCGTTAAGCCCTTCAATTGTCAAATGCGTAATGGATCAAAAGGGAAATGCCCTTTATTTTAGCCGGGGTTTAATCCCCTCCAATAAAAAGCATGCTTTTCAGGCTTCAGCCTCTTATTTTCGTCATTTAGGACTGTATGCCTATCGTCCATCCTTTTTATTGGAATATCAAAAATTACCCCTTACTCCTCTTCAGTTAGAGGAGGATTTAGAGCAATTAAAAGTCCTAGAACACGGGTATCGCATCAAAGTTGCGGTTGTAGATGAAGCCAGCATTGGTGTGGATACTCCAGATGATATATATAAGGTCGAGCAATGGTTATGCAAACAAAATACATCTTTATAA
- a CDS encoding CTP synthase, whose protein sequence is MQTKYIFITGGVCSSLGKGLTAAAIGLLLEKKGLKIAMLKLDPYLNVDPGTMSPFQHGEVYVTDDGAETDLDLGHYYRYTNSFLSRASNATSGQIYNTVIKRERHGDYLGKTVQVIPHITDEIKQRIYQCGKQQENIDVVLVEIGGTVGDIESLPFLEAIRQFTYENRPHCLNIHLTYVPYLKAAGEVKTKPSQHSVQILREIGIFPDIIVCRCEFSLSEEVKDKISLFCNVNRRAVIEEVDVEHSIYEVPIKLHDEGIDALICELLHLPSPPVDLREWETIIETIRHPKGTITVGIVGKYVQHQDAYKSVFESLIHGALAAGYKLQIKRFEADKLPLDSQQLSKALEGCDGYLVPGGFGERGWLGKIHTAKLCREKNIPYFGICLGMQVLAVEFARHVLGLDDANSTEFDVDTKHPIISLLSEQRGVQDLGGTMRLGAYTCDLKPSTKAYQAYKRDQISERHRHRYEFNNAYKEAMEKAGFIIAGTLKGENLCEIAEIKGHPWMVGVQFHPEFKSKPTDPHPLFRDFIQAMITHQEKVHGNTQSAE, encoded by the coding sequence ATGCAAACAAAATACATCTTTATAACAGGCGGCGTCTGTTCCTCTTTGGGAAAGGGCCTAACAGCAGCAGCAATTGGCTTATTATTGGAGAAAAAAGGCTTAAAAATTGCCATGCTTAAGCTGGATCCTTATCTTAACGTCGATCCTGGCACAATGAGCCCTTTTCAGCACGGCGAAGTGTATGTCACCGATGATGGGGCTGAAACAGATTTAGACTTGGGCCACTATTATCGCTATACGAATTCTTTTTTATCGCGCGCCTCCAATGCCACGTCCGGTCAAATTTACAATACAGTCATTAAGCGCGAGCGCCATGGAGACTATTTAGGTAAAACAGTACAAGTCATTCCGCACATTACCGACGAGATTAAACAGCGCATTTATCAATGCGGCAAGCAACAAGAAAACATTGATGTTGTGCTCGTTGAAATTGGAGGAACCGTAGGAGATATTGAATCGCTTCCCTTTTTAGAGGCCATTCGGCAATTTACCTATGAAAACCGTCCCCATTGCTTAAATATCCACCTCACCTATGTTCCTTATTTAAAGGCAGCCGGCGAAGTGAAGACGAAGCCTTCTCAGCATTCTGTCCAAATTCTGAGAGAAATCGGAATTTTCCCAGACATTATTGTCTGCCGATGCGAGTTTTCTCTTTCCGAAGAGGTCAAAGACAAGATCAGCTTGTTCTGCAACGTCAACCGCCGTGCCGTCATTGAAGAAGTCGACGTCGAGCATAGCATTTACGAAGTCCCCATCAAGCTGCATGATGAAGGCATCGATGCCTTGATTTGCGAACTGCTGCATCTTCCCAGCCCTCCAGTCGATTTAAGGGAATGGGAAACGATCATTGAAACGATCCGCCATCCCAAGGGAACCATTACGGTTGGAATTGTCGGCAAATATGTTCAGCACCAAGATGCCTATAAGTCTGTTTTTGAATCTTTAATTCACGGCGCCTTGGCTGCAGGCTATAAGCTGCAGATCAAACGTTTTGAAGCAGATAAACTGCCTTTGGACTCTCAACAGCTTAGCAAAGCGCTTGAGGGATGTGACGGCTATTTAGTCCCCGGCGGCTTTGGGGAACGCGGCTGGCTAGGAAAAATCCATACAGCCAAGCTTTGCCGTGAAAAGAATATTCCTTATTTCGGCATTTGCTTGGGCATGCAAGTCCTAGCTGTCGAGTTTGCCAGACATGTCCTAGGCTTGGACGATGCCAATTCAACCGAATTTGATGTGGACACCAAGCACCCCATTATTTCTTTGCTGAGCGAGCAGCGCGGCGTACAAGATTTAGGCGGAACAATGCGTTTGGGCGCTTACACATGCGATCTTAAGCCATCTACCAAGGCCTATCAAGCTTATAAGCGCGATCAAATTAGCGAAAGGCACCGCCACCGCTATGAATTTAACAATGCTTATAAAGAAGCCATGGAAAAGGCGGGATTTATCATTGCCGGTACATTGAAAGGAGAGAATCTTTGCGAAATTGCAGAAATTAAGGGACATCCTTGGATGGTTGGCGTTCAGTTCCATCCGGAATTTAAATCAAAGCCTACCGATCCTCATCCTTTATTCCGCGATTTTATCCAAGCGATGATTACCCATCAAGAGAAGGTACATGGAAACACACAATCAGCCGAATAA
- the ruvX gene encoding Holliday junction resolvase RuvX: METHNQPNKSLPTRILGIDYGLKRLGLALSDERKIIASPLETLQAESKSELTVAKLLEKIDALCRTQRCQIEEIIIGLPLMMSGRMGFLADEVKHFVQLLAQATPIPVKMWDERLSTVQAERSLRESSLTRKRRSKVVDIVSAAIILQSYLDSRPPLI, from the coding sequence ATGGAAACACACAATCAGCCGAATAAGAGCCTTCCCACAAGAATCCTAGGCATTGACTATGGCCTCAAACGCCTAGGATTAGCTCTATCGGACGAGCGCAAAATTATTGCGTCTCCATTAGAGACCTTACAAGCGGAAAGCAAATCCGAGTTGACGGTCGCCAAATTATTGGAAAAAATTGACGCTCTCTGCCGCACGCAGCGCTGTCAGATTGAAGAGATTATCATTGGACTACCCTTGATGATGAGCGGGCGCATGGGCTTTTTAGCCGATGAAGTGAAGCATTTTGTCCAGCTGCTCGCTCAAGCGACTCCTATTCCCGTCAAAATGTGGGATGAGCGCCTGTCTACAGTTCAAGCCGAAAGGTCCCTGCGAGAGAGCAGCCTTACACGCAAGAGGCGCTCGAAAGTCGTCGACATAGTCAGTGCGGCCATTATTCTTCAAAGCTATTTGGACAGCAGGCCGCCTCTCATCTGA